The DNA region CGGCATTCCGCTGGAGGCCCAGACGGTCAGCCAGATGGTGGACACGGCCATGGCGCTCGATCCCGAGAAGCGCTGGATGTTGCTGGCGCCGGTCATCCGCGAGCGCAAGGGCGAGCATGTGCAGGTCTTCGACCAGTTGCGCGCCCAGGGCTTCGTCCGTGCCCGCGTGGACGGCGAGGTCTATGACCTCGACGCCGTGCCGCCGCTGACGCTGCGCCAGAAGCACACCATCGAAGCCGTGATCGACCGCTTCCGTCCGCGCGACGACATCAAGCAGCGCCTCGCGGAGTCGTTCGAGACCGCCCTGCGCCTCGGCGATGGCATCGTCGTCCTCGTCGACATGGACGACAAGAAAGCCGACGAGCAGCTGTTCTCGTCGCGCTTCTCCTGCCCGATGTGCGACTACTCGCTGCCGGAGCTCGAGCCACGCCTGTTCTCGTTCAATTCGCCCGTCGGCGCCTGCCCGACCTGCGACGGCCTGGGCGTGACCCAGGTGTTCGACGGCACGCGCGTGGTCGGCCATCCGGAGCTCAGCCTGGCCGGCGGCGCCGTGCGCGGCTGGGACCGCCGCAATGCGCATTATTTTCAGCTGATCGTCTCGCTCGCCAAGCACTACGGTTTCGATCCCGAAACGCCGTGGCGCGAGCTGCCGAAGTCGGTGCAGAACGCCGTACTCAACGGCTCGGGCAAGGAAGTCATTCCGTTCCGCTATATCACCGAGCGTGGCGGCAAGGTCACCCGCGAGCACAAGTTCGAGGGCATCCTGCCGAATCTCGAGCGCCGTTATCGCGAGACCGAGTCCGCCGCCGTCCGCGAGGAACTGGCGCGTTACATCGCCGATCACCCCTGCCCGGATTGCGGCGGACAGCGTCTGAATCCGTCGGCGCGCAACGTGTTCGTCGCGGACCACGCCATTCCCGAGCTGACCTCGCTTGCGATCGACCGTGCGCTGGCCTTTTTCGAAGGCCTCAAGCTGCCCGGCTGGCGCGGCGAGATCGCGGTCAAGATCGTGAAGGAAATCCGTGAGCGGCTGACCTTCCTCAACGATGTCGGGCTCAATTACCTCACGCTCGACCGTCAGGCCGATTCCCTGTCCGGCGGTGAAGCCCAGCGCATCCGACTGGCCAGCCAGATCGGCGCCGGTCTCGTGGGCGTAATGTACGTGCTCGACGAGCCGTCGATCGGTCTGCATCAGCGTGACAACGAACGCCTGCTGGGCACCCTGACCCGCCTCCGCGACCTGGGCAATACCGTGATCGTCGTCGAACATGACGAGGACGCGATCCGCGCGGCCGACCACCTGCTCGACATCGGCCCCGGTGCCGGCGTGCATGGCGGTCACATCGTCGCCGAAGGCACGCTCGAGCAGGTGCTCGCCAACCCGGCGTCGGTGACGGCGAAGTACCTCACGGGCGAGCGCGGCATCGAAGTCCCTAAGAAGCGCCGCGAAGCGCGCGACGACAAGTGGCTCGAACTCAAGGGCGCGAGCGGCAACAACCTCAAGGACGTGGATGTGCGCATCCCCGTCGGTACGTTTACGTGCGTTACCGGCGTGTCCGGTTCGGGCAAGTCGACGTTGATCAACGACACGCTCTATCGCCTTGCCGCGATGGAACTCAACGGTGCGGGCGAGCAGCCGGCTGCGCACGAGTCCATCGAGGGCCTGGAGCTGTTCGACAAGGTCGTCGATATCGACCAGTCACCGATCGGCCGCACGCCGCGGTCCAACCCGGCGACGTATACCGGGCTGTTCACGCCGCTGCGCGAGCTCTATGCGCAGGTGCCGGAGTCGCGTCAGCGCGGTTACCAGGCGGGCCGTTTCAGCTTCAATGTCCGCGGTGGCCGCTGCGAAGCCTGCGAAGGCGACGGCATGATCAAGGTCGAGATGCACTTCCTGCCGGACGTGTATGTGCCCTGCGACGTCTGCCACGGCAAGCGCTACAACCGCGAGACGCTGGAGGTTCTCTACAAGGGCCATACCATCGCCGATGTTCTCGGCATGACGGTGGAAGACGCGTTCAAGCTGTTCGAGAACGTGCCGGTGATCGCGCGCAAGCTCGAAACCCTGCGCGCGGTAGGCCTGGATTACATCAAGCTCGGCCAGAGCGCGACCACGCTCTCCGGTGGTGAAGCGCAGCGCGTCAAACTGTCGAAGGAGCTGTCCAAGCGCGACACGGGCAGCACGCTGTACATCCTCGACGAACCGACCACGGGCCTGCATTTCCACGACATCGAACAGCTGCTCGACGTGCTGCACAAGCTGGTCGACCACGGCAACACCGTGGTGGTCATCGAGCACAACCTCGACGTGATCAAGACGGCCGACTGGCTGGTTGACCTCGGTCCCGAAGGGGGTGCCGGCGGTGGACGCATCCTGGTGAGCGGCACGCCTGAAACGGTGGCTGCGACAGCGGAGTCGCACACGGGACGGTTCCTCAAGACACACCTCAAACCGGCGCGCACCACGGCGAAACCAGCCACGGCGAAGCCAGCGGCCGGCAAGGTTCCTGCCGGCAAGGCGCCCGCCAAGGCCCCTGCGAAAACCGCCGCCACGAAAGCACCTGCCAAGACCTCCACGGCAAAGACCGCCCCGGCGGCGAAAAAGAAGAAACGCGCATGACCACCGAAGCCTCGAACCCGCCCGCACCGACGCCACTCTTCATCACACCGATGGAAGTCCGTTGGCAGGATCTGGACGCTTACAACCACGTCAACAACGCCAACTATCTGGTCTATCTGCAGGAGGCCCGCATCAAGTGGCTGCAGCAGCTCCCGGACACGTGGTACGGCGAGGACGGCGCGCCGGTGATGGCGCACAGCGAACTGAACTACCGCCTGCCGATCGAATGGCCGGCGGACATCCAGGTCGAGCTGTACGTCAACCGGATCGGTACCAGTTCCATGACGGTGGGGCACCGCATCGTGACCAGCGACGACGCGACGAAGATCCATTGCGACGGCAGCGTCACCATGGTCTGGATCAATCCGAAGACCGGTCGGCCGGTGCCGATTCCGCAGGCGGTCCGGGATGCCGCGGGGTGATGTAGCAGCCCTGGTTCACTTCTCCCCGGTATGATCCGCGTGGGCAATCATGGAGAGAATGAATCATGTCGCGTCGCATCCTTGTCCTGGCGATCGCCAGTGCTGTCGCCCTCCCCGCCTTCGCCGCGGGTGAGCGCACCTCGCTCACGCTGTACCGCGCCGATGGCGACCAGCTGTTCGCGGCCAACGGCGATGCCGTGTCCGCCGAAGGCTATGCCGTCGTCCACGAACGTCGCGTCTTCGACCTGAAGGGTGGCACGCAGGATCTCGCCATCGACGGGCTGCCCTCCGCCCTCGACAGCGAAGCGCTTTCACTGCGCTTCCCCGACAAGGACACCCGCGTGGTCTCGCAGCGCCTGCTCCTGGGTCAGGGCTTCGACGGTGCGGTCGCCGGCCTCGTGGGCCGCAACGTCACCGCCATCGGTGACGGCGGCCAGACCATCGCCAGCGGCGTCCTCGTCCGCGGCGGCGATGCGCTGGTCATCCGCGAAGCCAGCGGACAGGCCAGCCTGATCCGGAACTACGCCGCACTGCGCGCCGCCGACGCTACCGACTTCGTCCGCGGCTCGACTCTGCAGGTGCGCGTTGCGGGGTCGGCGGCGGGCAGCAGCACCGCCCATCTCGACTACCCCACCTCCGGACTGGGCTGGCGCGGCGCCTACGTCGCGACCCTGGCGCCGGGCGACATTTGCAAGATGACTTTCGACGCCGCCGCCAGCATCGCGAACCGAAGCGGACGCGACTGGAAGGACGTCTCGCTCAAGCTCGTCGCCGGCGACGCCAACCGGGCGAAATCCGCGCCTCAGCCGAAGATGTTCATGGCCCGCGCCACCGCGGCACCGGCTCCCATGGCCATGAAGGATGCCGCGCCCCAGCAGGCTACGCTCGGCGATCTGCGCACGTACACGCTGCCGGCGGC from Luteibacter mycovicinus includes:
- the uvrA gene encoding excinuclease ABC subunit UvrA yields the protein MDSIRIRGARTHNLKNIDLDLPRDKLIVITGLSGSGKSSLAFDTIYAEGQRRYVESLSAYARQFLSMMEKPDVDTIEGLSPAISIEQKSTSHNPRSTVGTITEVYDYLRLLYARVGTPRCPNHGIPLEAQTVSQMVDTAMALDPEKRWMLLAPVIRERKGEHVQVFDQLRAQGFVRARVDGEVYDLDAVPPLTLRQKHTIEAVIDRFRPRDDIKQRLAESFETALRLGDGIVVLVDMDDKKADEQLFSSRFSCPMCDYSLPELEPRLFSFNSPVGACPTCDGLGVTQVFDGTRVVGHPELSLAGGAVRGWDRRNAHYFQLIVSLAKHYGFDPETPWRELPKSVQNAVLNGSGKEVIPFRYITERGGKVTREHKFEGILPNLERRYRETESAAVREELARYIADHPCPDCGGQRLNPSARNVFVADHAIPELTSLAIDRALAFFEGLKLPGWRGEIAVKIVKEIRERLTFLNDVGLNYLTLDRQADSLSGGEAQRIRLASQIGAGLVGVMYVLDEPSIGLHQRDNERLLGTLTRLRDLGNTVIVVEHDEDAIRAADHLLDIGPGAGVHGGHIVAEGTLEQVLANPASVTAKYLTGERGIEVPKKRREARDDKWLELKGASGNNLKDVDVRIPVGTFTCVTGVSGSGKSTLINDTLYRLAAMELNGAGEQPAAHESIEGLELFDKVVDIDQSPIGRTPRSNPATYTGLFTPLRELYAQVPESRQRGYQAGRFSFNVRGGRCEACEGDGMIKVEMHFLPDVYVPCDVCHGKRYNRETLEVLYKGHTIADVLGMTVEDAFKLFENVPVIARKLETLRAVGLDYIKLGQSATTLSGGEAQRVKLSKELSKRDTGSTLYILDEPTTGLHFHDIEQLLDVLHKLVDHGNTVVVIEHNLDVIKTADWLVDLGPEGGAGGGRILVSGTPETVAATAESHTGRFLKTHLKPARTTAKPATAKPAAGKVPAGKAPAKAPAKTAATKAPAKTSTAKTAPAAKKKKRA
- a CDS encoding acyl-CoA thioesterase; amino-acid sequence: MTTEASNPPAPTPLFITPMEVRWQDLDAYNHVNNANYLVYLQEARIKWLQQLPDTWYGEDGAPVMAHSELNYRLPIEWPADIQVELYVNRIGTSSMTVGHRIVTSDDATKIHCDGSVTMVWINPKTGRPVPIPQAVRDAAG
- a CDS encoding DUF4139 domain-containing protein, with the translated sequence MSRRILVLAIASAVALPAFAAGERTSLTLYRADGDQLFAANGDAVSAEGYAVVHERRVFDLKGGTQDLAIDGLPSALDSEALSLRFPDKDTRVVSQRLLLGQGFDGAVAGLVGRNVTAIGDGGQTIASGVLVRGGDALVIREASGQASLIRNYAALRAADATDFVRGSTLQVRVAGSAAGSSTAHLDYPTSGLGWRGAYVATLAPGDICKMTFDAAASIANRSGRDWKDVSLKLVAGDANRAKSAPQPKMFMARATAAPAPMAMKDAAPQQATLGDLRTYTLPAAVDLPDGSVTQTPLYDSRTLACERKAVYDTGIRYYNSRPRLERDIGQPPEGTPIVSTVGFKAFDALPAGYVRVLTVDRDGNAELLGEGRLDDTPKNKDATITLGNAFDLTAKREQTSFTASDTERRIDEGTRIVLTNAGDTKRTVTLREHPARWRAWTVVSSSVKPTKNTPDGLEFDMDVPANGSATLDYTLRYTWSPGDVK